The segment CGATAGCGGTAATACGTGGGTTGTTTTCACGAACATGAGTAATCAACCTATCCCGCCAACGCGCTAAATCCTCGTAAGTGCCGCCCCCGAGTACGAATTGCACAGGTTTTTGAGTGCGCTGTCCAAAACCTTGTCTCATCACTGGAAAGGCCTGAACACCCGGCAGTGTTCGTAGCTGCTGACGCACCTCGGCCATTATCTCCCAAGCGCTACGACGGCTTCCCCAGTCGGCCATGTTAACGATAATAAAACCGCTGTTGAAATTTTCGATATTACCAAAGCCACGTGGAGCACGAACTACAATTCGTTCAAGCTCACCATTGTCCACAAAAGGCGTCAATCTGGCCTCTATCTCATCCATATAGTCCATCATATAGTCAAACGTTGCGCCTTCTGGGCCGTTGACAAGGACAATGAAATTGCCACGATCTTCTTGCGGTGTGTATTCATTGGGTAGTGCGGTTGCCAGCCAAGCGGTAGCGGCTATTAACAAGAAAAACAGGGCAACGACCAGCCACTTTAATGCGAGCACGATTTCTAATGCACGCTGGTAACGACGTTGGGTGCCCGTTAGCAGCCACTGAACGGCTTGGCTAAGCCGGCTATCATGCATACCTGGCTTGAGAATCTTAGAAGCCATCATCGGGGTTAGGGTGAGAGCTAGTAGGGTTGAGACAACAACCGCTGCCGCCATGGTAAGTGCAAACTCTGAAAAAAGCCGACCAATATCTCCCTGCAGCATGCTGAGGGGAACGAAGACTGCCACTAAAACTAGCGTCGTAGCAATCACCGCAAAAGCGATTTGCCGTGTGCCTCGAAATGCTGCGACCAGAGGTGTTTCTCCGTAGTCGTGCATACGTCGATTGATATTTTCAAGCACTACAATCGCGTCATCAACAATTAACCCAATCGCTAGCACCAGCGCCAATAGCGTGAGTAGGTTGATCGAAAAATTCATAGCGGCTAGGGCGGTAAATGCTCCAATGACGGCAATCGGCACCGTCACTGCAGGCACCAGTGTGGTGCGTAGATTACCTAAGAACATAAACATCACCACGACGACTAGCCCCATGGCGATAAACAGCGTCATCACTACTTGTTCGATAGCGCCTGAAACGAATACTGATGCATCATAGTTAAGGCTGAGTGACATCCCCTCCGGCAAGGTGCCTTGAAGCCGGTCAAGTTCTTGTCGAACGGCTTCCGATAGCTCCACTACGTTAGCCGTTGATTGCATGATCATGCCGAGCCCCACCATCGGGACTCCATTGGCACGAAACACAGATCGGTCCTCTACCGAGCCTATCTCGACACGCGCTACATCACCTAGTCGCACTAGGTAACCGTTACTACCTTCAATTAAAGCAATCTGCTTAAAATCATCAGCAGTCGCGAAGCTGCGCGGCAAACGAACAATAAATTGGCGATCTTCGGATTCAATTGAGCCGGCTGGCAGCTCAACATTTTCAGCACGCAAAGCATCCTCAATATCGCCGACGGTTAACCCTCGTGCAGCGAGTGCATTGCGGTCCAGCCAAACTCGCATCGCGTAATCACGCCCACCACCCACACGTACCCTTGCCACGCCGGGCTGCACCGAAAGGCTGTCCACCAGAAAGCGATTGGCATAATCGGTCAGTTCAGTAATGGTGTAATCTGCCCCTGAGAGACTTAGCCACACAACAATAGTCTCACTACTGTCGGCTTTGGTGACCTCAGGGTTATCGGCATCATCTGGAAGGTTGCGCAGCGCTCCTGAAATACGGTCGCGGATATCGTTCGCGGCAGCATCGATATCCATGGTGATGGCGAACTCAATTTCAATTCGCGAACGACCATCTTCGCTTTGCGAGGTGATCAACTCAATGCCTTCCACGCCGGCGATACGGTCTTCGAGCACTTGGGTAATGCGTGTCTCTACAACGCTTGCTGATGCGCCAGGATAGCGGGTGTCAACACTAACGATAGGTGGATCAACCGTTGGGTATTCTTGTAATGGCAGGCGGTTGAGTGCCAGTAGTCCAAACGCGATAATCAGCGTGGCAATTACCATCGCCAGTACCGGGCGCTGAACTGAAATATCGGATAAGCGCATTAGCGATCAGCCTCAAGTAGCGAGCGAATATCCGTTTCTTCATCAGCGATGCCTAGCAACCTGACGTGTTGGCCATCTCGGGCGAGTTGTAATCCGTGAATCACGATTAGGTCGCCTGCATTGATACCATCAAGCACTTCTACTTCACCACTTCGTCGTTCGCCAATGATCACTTCTCGCCGTTCTAATCGAGAAGTGTCGTTCTGTTGGTCGATCAACATCACAAAGTGGCGGTTGCCACTGGGTTCGATAGCGGCTTCAGGTAGAACAAGCGTATCGCGAACGCGCTGTTGAACCACGACCTCCATTAACATACCAGGCCGCAGACGAAGCCCAGGGTTTATCATTTCAGCGCGAACGTTAACACTGCGGGTGATAGGGTCAATGCGGGTACCAATGCTAGAGATTTCACCACTGAAGACCTCGTCTGGGAATGCCGCCGTAGTAGCACTAAGCTTTAGTCCGTTGGATAAACGCCCTAAAAATACTTCAGGTACGGTAAAGTCGAGCTTCATGACATCTAGCTTATCAAGCGTGACAAGCTCCATGCCGGGCGTCACTAATGTACCGATACTTATGTTACGAAAGCCAACCCGCCCGCTAAAAGGAGCATGTAAGCGAAAATTTGACAATCTAGCCTCTAAAGCTTGTGCGTCGGCTTGTGATTGGCGTAAACGAGCTTGGGTATCTTCTACATCAGCACGCGGGGCAAGGTTGCGCTGTTGCAGCTGGGTGGCTCGGTCTAATGCATTGCGACGTTCATCATTGAGGGCTTGCGCAGCCCTTAGCTGAGCCTGCTCTTCAGCATCTTCTAAACGAATCAATAACCTTCCGCGTTCTACCTGTTCGCCATCTTCAAAGTTAATCTCGGCAATCGTATCGGTCACCGTGGCGGAGAGTGTCACGCTCTCATCAGCGCTCAGTGTCCCTAACGCTTCAAGCGGATCAGACCAAGTTGTCATGGCAGCGTAGTGCCCAATAAC is part of the Halomonas sp. GT genome and harbors:
- a CDS encoding efflux RND transporter permease subunit yields the protein MRLSDISVQRPVLAMVIATLIIAFGLLALNRLPLQEYPTVDPPIVSVDTRYPGASASVVETRITQVLEDRIAGVEGIELITSQSEDGRSRIEIEFAITMDIDAAANDIRDRISGALRNLPDDADNPEVTKADSSETIVVWLSLSGADYTITELTDYANRFLVDSLSVQPGVARVRVGGGRDYAMRVWLDRNALAARGLTVGDIEDALRAENVELPAGSIESEDRQFIVRLPRSFATADDFKQIALIEGSNGYLVRLGDVARVEIGSVEDRSVFRANGVPMVGLGMIMQSTANVVELSEAVRQELDRLQGTLPEGMSLSLNYDASVFVSGAIEQVVMTLFIAMGLVVVVMFMFLGNLRTTLVPAVTVPIAVIGAFTALAAMNFSINLLTLLALVLAIGLIVDDAIVVLENINRRMHDYGETPLVAAFRGTRQIAFAVIATTLVLVAVFVPLSMLQGDIGRLFSEFALTMAAAVVVSTLLALTLTPMMASKILKPGMHDSRLSQAVQWLLTGTQRRYQRALEIVLALKWLVVALFFLLIAATAWLATALPNEYTPQEDRGNFIVLVNGPEGATFDYMMDYMDEIEARLTPFVDNGELERIVVRAPRGFGNIENFNSGFIIVNMADWGSRRSAWEIMAEVRQQLRTLPGVQAFPVMRQGFGQRTQKPVQFVLGGGTYEDLARWRDRLITHVRENNPRITAIESNYDETQPQLRVDINYERAAALGVTVTEIGRTLEVLLGGRNVTRYVDDGEEYDVILEGDRSGQKSPAALNNIQVRSARSGELIPLASLVTLSDFAGASTLNRFDRVRAITIEANLADGYPLGEALEYLQQASDNVLPEEVQTNLAGPSRDFQQASGATMFLLVLGAVVVYLVLAAQFESLIHPFVIMLTVPLAMIGALLALLLSGQSLNIYSQVGLVLLIGLAAKNGILIVEFANQLRDEGQAFRSALIEASVTRLRPILMTAVTTMAGAIPLILSSGPGAESRLVIGTVIMAGVGSATVFTLFVVPVAYDLLARYSGSPGAVKRQLEEEIASAPTAHHTPLNTPER
- a CDS encoding efflux RND transporter periplasmic adaptor subunit: MLVCKRIFLFWLFTLIWVTPLLAQSPPPVIGHYAAMTTWSDPLEALGTLSADESVTLSATVTDTIAEINFEDGEQVERGRLLIRLEDAEEQAQLRAAQALNDERRNALDRATQLQQRNLAPRADVEDTQARLRQSQADAQALEARLSNFRLHAPFSGRVGFRNISIGTLVTPGMELVTLDKLDVMKLDFTVPEVFLGRLSNGLKLSATTAAFPDEVFSGEISSIGTRIDPITRSVNVRAEMINPGLRLRPGMLMEVVVQQRVRDTLVLPEAAIEPSGNRHFVMLIDQQNDTSRLERREVIIGERRSGEVEVLDGINAGDLIVIHGLQLARDGQHVRLLGIADEETDIRSLLEADR